The following are from one region of the Haloactinomyces albus genome:
- a CDS encoding DUF6912 family protein: MRVYLPATVRMLRQLVEERQLQPLSGTAFALTPALRESYTSGDTEELEYAAMREAARASLRLIAGESSEDEQAELRRAVVSADVEDAALRPDLDDAVVRLSGPVPWKKVAAVHMDAAEAEEAVRAAAAVIDAADLGDEDAELALGDAEDHELAWYAPQEVHFVLELM; this comes from the coding sequence ATGAGGGTGTATCTGCCCGCCACGGTGCGCATGCTGCGGCAGCTCGTCGAGGAGCGGCAGTTGCAGCCGTTGAGCGGTACCGCGTTCGCGTTGACGCCCGCATTGCGGGAGTCCTACACCAGCGGCGATACCGAGGAATTGGAATACGCGGCGATGCGGGAGGCAGCTCGGGCATCGTTGCGTCTGATCGCCGGTGAGAGCAGCGAGGACGAGCAGGCAGAGTTGCGGAGAGCCGTCGTCTCGGCCGATGTGGAGGATGCGGCGCTGCGGCCGGATTTGGACGACGCGGTGGTGCGGTTGTCGGGTCCGGTGCCGTGGAAGAAGGTCGCCGCGGTGCACATGGACGCGGCCGAGGCGGAAGAGGCCGTGCGAGCGGCTGCTGCCGTGATCGATGCCGCGGATCTCGGTGACGAGGATGCGGAGCTGGCTCTCGGGGATGCCGAGGACCACGAGCTCGCCTGGTACGCCCCCCAGGAGGTGCACTTCGTGCTGGAACTGATGTGA